From Burkholderia sp. WP9, a single genomic window includes:
- a CDS encoding DUF802 domain-containing protein — protein MSRYRIDLVVFLAGLAAVCWIAAGYAVSNPLALAVTLLIGACYVAGALELHRYREATGTLTRAVAGLSAPPPSLGAWLEPLHPSLRNAVRLRVEGERVALPGPALTPYLVGLLVLLGMLGTLLGMVATLRGTGMALESATDLQAIRASLAAPVKGLGFAFGTSIAGVASSAMLGLLSALCRRERLQAAQMLDVKIATTLRIYSQTHQREEAFRLLQRQAEAMPTLVDRLQTMMGAIEQQSLALNERQIASQEAFHGRTEATYTRLASSVEQSLKASVADSTRAAGAALQPVMEATMAGLARETAALHETVTHAVQRQLDGLSSGFEASTATVADIWNKALEGHQRSSEELAQHLRDTLDRFTGTFEQRSAGLLDGVAARLESAVGGVSQAWNEALSRQESVGEKLAANNQQALAAAAATFEQHAASLLRGVGQSHAELQTELGSKDEQRLAAWTEALGAMAATLSKEWEQSGARTASRQQEICETLAQTARDISVQTQAHASNTIAEIDRLVQAAAEAPKAAANLQAELAARDQQRLAAWTDTLGAMAATLSKEWEQSGARTASRQQEICETLAQTARDISVQTQAHASNTIAEIDRLVQAAAEAPKAAANLQAELAARDQQRLAAWTEALGAMATTLSHEWEQAGARTASRQQEICETLAQTARDISAQTQAHASSTIAEIGQLVQAASEAPKAAAEVVAELRQKLSDSMVRDTAMLQERSRLLETLETLLDAVNHASTEQRTAVDALVATSADLLERVGTRFTDRIELETGKLGSVAAQVTGSAVEVASLGEAFCAAVQVFGESNDKLVAHLQRIETALDKSLARSDEQLAYYVAQAREVIDLSVMSQKQIVEDLQQLAGRRAAAGAEAA, from the coding sequence ATGTCCAGATATCGTATTGATCTCGTTGTGTTTCTGGCTGGTCTGGCCGCTGTGTGCTGGATCGCCGCCGGCTACGCCGTTTCGAACCCGTTGGCGTTGGCCGTCACTCTACTGATCGGCGCTTGCTACGTGGCGGGCGCGCTCGAATTGCACCGCTACCGCGAGGCCACTGGCACGCTGACGCGCGCCGTCGCGGGGCTGTCCGCGCCGCCGCCAAGCCTCGGCGCATGGCTCGAGCCCTTGCATCCCAGCCTGCGCAACGCGGTGCGGCTGCGTGTCGAGGGCGAGCGCGTGGCCTTGCCAGGTCCGGCGCTGACGCCTTATCTGGTCGGCTTGCTAGTGTTGCTCGGCATGCTGGGTACGCTGCTCGGCATGGTGGCCACTTTGCGCGGCACCGGCATGGCGCTGGAGAGCGCAACCGACCTGCAGGCGATCCGCGCCTCGCTGGCCGCGCCGGTCAAGGGTTTGGGCTTTGCGTTCGGCACCTCGATTGCGGGCGTGGCGAGTTCCGCCATGCTGGGGCTGCTGTCCGCGCTGTGCCGGCGCGAGCGCCTGCAGGCCGCGCAGATGCTCGACGTGAAGATCGCGACGACCTTGCGCATCTACTCGCAGACCCATCAGCGTGAAGAAGCCTTCCGGCTCCTGCAACGTCAGGCCGAGGCGATGCCCACGCTGGTCGACCGCTTGCAGACGATGATGGGGGCCATCGAGCAGCAGAGCCTCGCCTTGAATGAGCGGCAGATCGCCAGCCAGGAGGCTTTCCATGGCCGGACCGAGGCCACTTATACGCGCCTCGCCAGTTCGGTCGAGCAGTCGTTGAAGGCGAGCGTCGCGGACAGCACGCGTGCCGCCGGCGCGGCGCTGCAGCCGGTCATGGAGGCCACGATGGCCGGTCTCGCGCGCGAAACGGCCGCGTTGCACGAGACCGTCACGCACGCCGTGCAGCGGCAACTGGACGGACTGTCGAGCGGCTTCGAGGCGAGCACCGCGACCGTCGCGGACATCTGGAACAAGGCCCTTGAAGGGCATCAGCGTTCGAGTGAGGAACTGGCGCAGCACCTGCGCGACACGCTGGATCGCTTCACCGGCACGTTCGAACAGCGCTCGGCCGGTTTGCTGGACGGCGTCGCCGCACGCCTGGAAAGCGCGGTGGGTGGCGTGTCGCAGGCCTGGAACGAGGCGCTGTCGCGCCAGGAAAGCGTCGGCGAGAAGCTCGCCGCGAACAACCAGCAAGCCCTGGCGGCGGCTGCCGCGACGTTCGAGCAGCACGCGGCGTCCCTGTTGCGCGGCGTGGGGCAGTCGCACGCGGAGTTGCAGACCGAGTTGGGCTCGAAGGACGAACAGCGGCTCGCCGCCTGGACCGAGGCGCTCGGTGCGATGGCGGCGACGCTGAGCAAGGAGTGGGAGCAGTCGGGCGCGCGCACCGCGAGCCGTCAGCAGGAAATCTGCGAGACGCTGGCGCAAACCGCGCGCGACATATCGGTCCAGACGCAGGCTCACGCGAGCAACACGATTGCCGAAATCGACCGGCTGGTCCAGGCCGCGGCGGAAGCGCCGAAGGCCGCGGCGAACCTGCAAGCGGAGTTGGCCGCGCGGGATCAGCAACGGTTGGCAGCGTGGACCGACACGCTTGGCGCGATGGCGGCGACGTTGAGCAAGGAGTGGGAGCAGTCGGGCGCGCGCACCGCGAGCCGTCAGCAGGAAATCTGCGAGACGCTGGCGCAAACCGCACGCGACATTTCGGTCCAGACGCAGGCGCACGCGAGCAATACGATTGCCGAAATCGACCGGCTGGTCCAGGCCGCGGCGGAAGCGCCGAAGGCCGCGGCGAATCTGCAAGCGGAGTTGGCCGCGCGGGATCAGCAGAGGCTGGCCGCCTGGACCGAGGCGCTCGGAGCGATGGCGACGACGTTGAGCCACGAATGGGAACAGGCGGGCGCGCGCACCGCGAGCCGTCAGCAGGAAATCTGCGAGACGTTGGCGCAAACCGCGCGCGATATTTCGGCCCAGACCCAGGCACACGCGAGCAGTACGATCGCCGAGATCGGCCAACTCGTGCAAGCGGCTTCGGAAGCACCCAAAGCCGCTGCCGAAGTCGTCGCCGAACTGCGCCAGAAACTCTCCGACAGCATGGTGCGCGACACCGCGATGCTGCAGGAGCGCAGCCGCTTGCTCGAAACGCTGGAAACGCTGCTCGACGCGGTCAATCACGCATCCACCGAGCAGCGCACGGCCGTCGACGCGCTCGTCGCCACTTCGGCGGATTTGCTGGAGCGCGTGGGGACACGCTTCACCGACAGGATCGAACTCGAAACCGGCAAGCTGGGCTCGGTGGCCGCGCAAGTCACCGGCAGCGCTGTCGAAGTAGCGAGCCTCGGCGAAGCGTTCTGCGCCGCCGTGCAAGTGTTCGGCGAGTCGAACGACAAGCTGGTCGCGCACCTGCAGCGTATCGAAACCGCACTCGACAAATCGCTCGCGCGCAGCGACGAACAGCTTGCGTATTACGTGGCGCAGGCGCGGGAAGTCATCGACCTGAGCGTGATGTCGCAGAAGCAGATCGTCGAAGACCTGCAGCAGCTCGCCGGGCGGCGCGCGGCAGCCGGAGCTGAAGCGGCATGA
- a CDS encoding OmpA family protein, which yields MSEDIDGGVEQVAPIWPVFGDLMSVLLGAFVLILVGVIGVQLELSNKLEQEVKQRQLETQRRKTLEQALAGPLAAGRVTLVNGRIGISGNVLFALNSDQLQPQGRDLLKSLAGPLSAYLGANDEILMVSGFTDDQRLREGNRRFADNWELSAQRALTVTRALIDDGVPASSLFAAAFGSGQPVSSNTDEQGRAKNRRVEIAPVPRPSSSTVKPRE from the coding sequence ATGAGCGAGGACATCGACGGCGGCGTGGAGCAGGTCGCGCCGATCTGGCCGGTTTTTGGCGACCTGATGTCGGTGCTGCTCGGCGCCTTCGTACTCATCCTGGTGGGCGTCATTGGCGTGCAACTGGAGCTGTCGAACAAGCTGGAGCAGGAGGTCAAGCAACGTCAGCTCGAAACGCAGCGCCGCAAGACGCTGGAGCAGGCGCTCGCGGGCCCGCTCGCGGCCGGGCGCGTGACACTCGTGAATGGCCGCATCGGCATTAGCGGCAATGTGCTGTTCGCGCTGAACTCCGATCAATTGCAGCCGCAAGGGCGGGATCTGCTCAAGAGTCTGGCCGGGCCGCTCTCGGCGTATCTCGGCGCCAATGACGAGATCCTGATGGTGAGCGGCTTTACCGACGACCAGCGTTTGCGCGAAGGCAATCGTCGTTTCGCCGATAACTGGGAATTGTCGGCGCAACGGGCGTTGACGGTGACGCGCGCGTTGATCGACGACGGCGTGCCTGCCTCGTCGCTCTTTGCGGCCGCGTTCGGCTCCGGCCAACCCGTGAGTTCGAATACCGACGAGCAGGGACGCGCCAAAAACCGGCGCGTGGAAATCGCGCCGGTCCCGCGCCCGTCGTCTTCCACGGTGAAGCCTCGTGAGTAA
- a CDS encoding DUF2894 domain-containing protein has protein sequence MSKPDSDPANGARATLDAWRARGADRLDPVRFHFIEALARRAAGHSGEARRILDDRLAGLLEAYGGQIERSESSTDDADALRRADRTASLPDEPAQATLKSLVDSIASQHALATNGWPRFTSYPELAELDYFREVWSKVRTEKQMRQSLEQVPGNAGPLNSSSLVHRALSLMREVSPGYLKQFLSYVDALSWMEQINGATAPVGKEAPRAGNPGKSARGKAR, from the coding sequence GTGAGTAAGCCCGACAGCGATCCGGCAAACGGAGCCCGGGCGACGCTCGACGCGTGGCGCGCGCGCGGCGCCGATCGTCTGGATCCGGTCCGCTTTCATTTCATCGAGGCGCTGGCCCGGCGCGCGGCCGGCCACAGCGGCGAGGCGCGACGGATTCTGGATGACCGGTTAGCCGGTCTGCTGGAAGCGTATGGTGGGCAGATCGAACGTTCAGAAAGTTCGACGGACGATGCCGACGCCTTAAGGCGCGCGGACCGCACGGCGTCGTTGCCAGACGAGCCCGCGCAGGCAACGCTGAAGAGCCTCGTCGACTCCATCGCGAGTCAACATGCGCTCGCGACGAACGGCTGGCCGCGATTCACCTCGTATCCGGAACTAGCGGAACTCGATTACTTCAGGGAAGTCTGGTCCAAAGTCCGTACCGAGAAGCAGATGCGACAGTCGCTCGAGCAGGTGCCTGGCAACGCCGGTCCGCTGAACTCGAGCAGCCTCGTTCATCGTGCGCTCTCGCTCATGCGCGAGGTATCGCCCGGTTATCTCAAGCAGTTCCTCTCCTATGTCGACGCCTTGTCGTGGATGGAGCAGATCAACGGCGCCACGGCGCCGGTGGGTAAAGAGGCCCCGCGCGCCGGCAACCCCGGCAAGAGCGCTCGCGGCAAAGCACGCTAA
- a CDS encoding zf-TFIIB domain-containing protein, translating into MKCPVCKTTDLLMTERRSIEIDYCPDCRGVWLDRGELDKLIAQDAASLDTAPATRASREGHRDREHSYDSHRGYDDRRTDYRTQKKKRSIFDVFDFD; encoded by the coding sequence ATGAAATGCCCTGTATGCAAGACCACCGACCTGCTGATGACCGAGCGCCGCTCGATCGAAATCGACTACTGCCCGGACTGCCGCGGCGTGTGGCTCGATCGCGGTGAACTCGACAAGCTGATCGCGCAGGACGCCGCGAGCCTCGACACGGCGCCCGCGACACGCGCGAGCCGCGAGGGCCACCGGGATCGGGAACACTCGTACGACAGCCACCGTGGGTACGACGATCGTCGAACGGACTATCGGACGCAAAAGAAAAAGCGCTCGATTTTCGACGTGTTCGATTTCGACTGA
- a CDS encoding TerC family protein → MDFLLTLASDPAAWAALLTLVVMEIVLGIDNLIFISILSNKLPEAQRARTQRLGIMLALVLRLGLLGTVAWIAQLTAPAVTLFGHAFSWRDLILLGGGLFLVWKATREIHHHVVHAEEERGNASSTVQLTVAGAIGQILLLDIVFSVDSIITAVGMTDHMPIMFIAVISAVLVMLFAARPLSRFIDRNPTIVTLALSFLLVIGMTLIAEGFGSHVPKTYIYVAMAFSAFVEAMNMLVRRAKSTRVPSTGE, encoded by the coding sequence ATGGACTTTCTGCTCACACTCGCTTCCGACCCTGCTGCATGGGCAGCGCTCCTCACACTGGTCGTGATGGAGATCGTGCTCGGCATCGACAACCTGATTTTCATCTCGATCCTCAGCAACAAGCTGCCGGAAGCGCAACGCGCCCGCACGCAGCGTCTGGGCATCATGCTCGCGCTCGTGCTGCGACTGGGCCTGCTCGGTACGGTTGCCTGGATTGCCCAGTTGACCGCGCCCGCCGTCACGCTGTTCGGCCATGCGTTTTCGTGGCGCGATCTGATCCTGCTCGGTGGTGGTCTGTTCCTCGTCTGGAAGGCGACGCGTGAGATTCACCATCACGTGGTGCATGCGGAAGAAGAACGCGGCAACGCGAGCAGCACCGTGCAGTTGACCGTGGCAGGCGCGATCGGCCAGATCCTGTTGCTCGATATCGTGTTTTCGGTCGACAGCATCATCACGGCGGTCGGCATGACGGACCATATGCCGATCATGTTCATCGCGGTGATCAGCGCGGTGCTGGTCATGCTGTTCGCAGCGCGTCCGCTGTCACGCTTCATCGATCGTAATCCGACCATCGTCACGCTCGCGCTGAGTTTCCTGCTCGTGATCGGCATGACGCTCATTGCTGAAGGTTTTGGCTCACACGTGCCGAAAACATACATCTACGTGGCGATGGCGTTCTCCGCGTTCGTCGAGGCGATGAACATGCTGGTACGCCGCGCGAAGTCGACGCGCGTGCCCAGCACCGGGGAATGA
- a CDS encoding LysR family transcriptional regulator — MLNYRHLYYFWIVVKEGGFARAAERLDMAVQTISAQVRELEKSIGRQLLKPAGRGVTMTEAGETAFNRAEQIFQIGEALLDEMREAGGEGVARLAVGLSDGISKLAAHALLAPVLGTPSLRLLCHEGEHAELMSELALHRLDLVLACQPAPHNADLRVLSQRLAGSPVDWYGPAEMVRKSARAGFPQCLAEVPLLLPTRHAALRARLDRWFEAQGIRPRIVGEFEDSALMAVFAARGLGVFPLAELGAEDLSLLRGLRWLGRADGVIEEIHAIRSRRGQHHGLASQVVAGARL, encoded by the coding sequence ATGCTCAATTACCGTCATCTGTACTATTTCTGGATCGTCGTGAAGGAAGGCGGCTTCGCGCGCGCGGCCGAGCGGCTCGATATGGCGGTTCAGACCATTAGCGCGCAGGTGCGCGAGCTGGAAAAATCGATCGGCCGCCAGCTGTTGAAACCGGCCGGGCGCGGCGTCACGATGACGGAGGCCGGCGAGACGGCATTCAATCGCGCGGAGCAGATTTTTCAGATCGGCGAGGCGTTGCTCGACGAGATGCGCGAGGCGGGTGGGGAAGGCGTGGCGCGGCTCGCGGTGGGTCTTTCCGACGGCATTTCAAAGCTCGCGGCGCACGCGCTGCTGGCGCCGGTGCTCGGCACGCCGTCGCTCAGGCTCTTGTGCCACGAGGGTGAGCATGCAGAGCTGATGTCGGAGCTTGCGCTGCACAGGCTCGATCTGGTGCTCGCGTGCCAGCCGGCGCCGCACAATGCCGACCTGCGCGTGTTGAGCCAGCGCCTTGCGGGTTCGCCGGTCGATTGGTACGGCCCGGCGGAGATGGTCCGCAAGTCCGCGCGCGCGGGCTTTCCGCAGTGCCTCGCGGAGGTGCCTCTGCTTCTGCCCACCCGGCACGCCGCGTTGCGCGCACGCCTTGACCGGTGGTTCGAGGCGCAAGGCATCCGGCCGCGCATCGTCGGCGAGTTCGAGGACAGCGCGTTGATGGCGGTGTTTGCCGCGCGCGGCCTCGGCGTATTCCCGCTCGCGGAACTGGGCGCGGAAGACCTGTCGCTGCTGCGAGGCCTGCGCTGGCTCGGCCGCGCGGACGGCGTGATCGAAGAGATCCACGCCATCCGGTCGCGTCGCGGCCAACATCACGGCCTGGCGTCTCAGGTGGTGGCCGGCGCGCGGTTATAA
- a CDS encoding TerB family tellurite resistance protein — protein MRTYPRNSPQAAARIVALALTADGHVSSSEERVLDRLDIAGELGLAPAQFEQIVQTLCEDHSVAQPSFAPPVGHLDPAMLTTLIDEIDDPALRRKVIRLCVAVAVADDFLADGEIAVLAAVLNAWGPNLTPAARRQGLPSHVLRSYNRAPATT, from the coding sequence ATGCGCACCTATCCCCGTAACAGCCCGCAAGCCGCAGCACGCATCGTCGCGCTCGCTCTCACCGCCGACGGCCACGTTAGCAGCTCGGAAGAGCGTGTGCTGGACAGACTGGATATTGCCGGCGAACTCGGTCTCGCACCGGCACAATTCGAGCAGATCGTGCAGACGCTATGCGAGGATCACTCGGTCGCACAGCCTTCGTTTGCGCCGCCGGTGGGTCATCTCGATCCGGCCATGCTGACGACCTTGATCGACGAGATCGACGATCCCGCGCTGCGTCGCAAGGTGATTCGCCTATGCGTGGCCGTGGCGGTCGCCGACGACTTTCTGGCGGACGGTGAAATCGCCGTGCTTGCCGCCGTATTGAATGCGTGGGGCCCCAATCTGACGCCTGCCGCGCGACGTCAGGGCCTCCCCTCGCACGTGCTGCGTAGTTATAACCGCGCGCCGGCCACCACCTGA
- a CDS encoding DUF4148 domain-containing protein, with product MKLISLNRRAGRALSGAFVMSAAFLVSSTGVYAQTPAMPGTHQVTRAEVRHELEELEAAGYDPSRGDDNDYPADIQEAERKVAAMHAAQKNALNDNQPAMQTMPMH from the coding sequence ATGAAACTGATCTCGCTGAACCGGCGCGCCGGGCGGGCCCTGTCTGGCGCATTCGTCATGAGCGCGGCCTTTCTGGTGAGTTCGACCGGTGTTTATGCGCAAACGCCTGCCATGCCCGGCACGCATCAAGTCACGCGCGCCGAAGTGCGCCATGAACTCGAGGAACTGGAAGCCGCTGGATATGACCCGTCCCGAGGCGACGACAACGACTATCCCGCCGACATTCAGGAAGCGGAAAGAAAAGTCGCCGCCATGCACGCAGCCCAAAAGAATGCGCTCAATGACAACCAGCCGGCAATGCAGACCATGCCGATGCATTAA
- a CDS encoding HAMP domain-containing sensor histidine kinase: MNLTLTQRLSLVFSVLLLACCGASAFLQIRSSDLHEKEVIQSLSRNLADHIARRTTLMDANGLRPDAVRQLFGQLMMVNPSVEVYLLDNQGRIKGDDAPVGHVKREQVNLTPIRQFIAGEALPILGDDPRSTDGRKVFSAAPLQLSGQAPSGYIYVVLLGEEHDALAARVAASSVLRTTLWSMALVALLGLLAGLTAFGLITRPLRRLTDAMRRFDAEGEPDTQPNVPRSSAGGPRDEIAVLETTFAQMANRIGEQWRALTRQDQQRRELIANISHDLRTPLTSLHGYLETLSLKSDTLGETERKRYLAIALAQSVKVGRLAQALFELARLEHGNVQPALEPFSLTDLVQDVFQKFELPAEARHIQLRAVIPPRLPNVCADLGMIERVLTNLLDNAIRHTPAQGSIEIDLAHKDGKVSVTVSDTGPGIPAEQREGLFERPFSAGGAHRGGGLGLLIVQRMLQLHHSQIRLVDTAGAGTTFCFELPTAAVRASTAGLPL, encoded by the coding sequence GTGAATCTGACGCTGACCCAGCGGCTCTCGCTCGTTTTCTCCGTGCTGTTGCTGGCATGCTGCGGCGCGTCGGCCTTCCTGCAAATCCGTTCAAGCGATCTGCACGAAAAGGAGGTCATACAGAGCCTGTCGCGCAATCTCGCCGACCATATCGCGCGCCGCACCACGCTGATGGACGCGAACGGCTTGCGGCCCGACGCGGTCCGGCAACTGTTCGGGCAACTGATGATGGTGAATCCGAGTGTCGAGGTGTATCTGCTCGACAATCAAGGGCGCATTAAAGGCGACGACGCGCCTGTCGGACACGTCAAGCGTGAACAGGTGAACCTGACGCCGATCCGGCAATTCATCGCGGGCGAGGCGCTGCCGATTCTCGGCGACGACCCGCGCAGCACCGACGGCAGGAAAGTCTTCAGCGCCGCGCCGCTGCAACTGAGCGGCCAGGCGCCGTCCGGGTATATCTACGTGGTCCTGCTCGGCGAAGAACACGACGCACTGGCCGCGCGCGTGGCGGCCAGCTCCGTGTTGCGGACTACGCTGTGGTCGATGGCGCTGGTCGCCTTGTTGGGACTGCTCGCCGGTTTGACGGCATTCGGCCTCATCACGCGGCCGCTGCGCCGGCTCACCGACGCCATGCGCCGCTTCGACGCGGAGGGCGAGCCCGACACCCAGCCGAACGTGCCGCGCTCCTCTGCGGGCGGACCGCGCGACGAAATCGCGGTGCTCGAAACCACCTTTGCGCAGATGGCGAACCGCATCGGCGAACAATGGCGCGCGCTGACGCGGCAGGACCAGCAGCGCCGCGAGTTGATCGCCAATATTTCGCACGACCTGCGCACACCGTTGACTTCCCTGCACGGCTACCTCGAGACACTGTCGTTGAAGTCCGACACGCTCGGCGAAACGGAGCGCAAACGCTATCTGGCGATCGCGCTCGCGCAAAGCGTCAAGGTGGGACGGCTCGCCCAGGCACTGTTCGAACTGGCCAGGCTCGAACACGGCAACGTGCAACCTGCGCTCGAGCCATTCTCGCTAACGGATCTGGTACAGGACGTCTTTCAGAAGTTCGAGTTGCCGGCCGAGGCGAGGCACATTCAGTTGCGAGCGGTTATTCCGCCGCGTCTGCCGAATGTTTGCGCTGACCTCGGCATGATCGAACGCGTGCTGACCAACCTGCTCGATAACGCAATTCGCCACACACCCGCCCAAGGATCGATTGAAATCGATCTCGCGCACAAGGACGGCAAGGTGTCGGTCACGGTCAGCGACACGGGGCCCGGCATTCCAGCCGAGCAGCGCGAAGGGTTGTTCGAACGGCCATTCAGCGCCGGCGGCGCGCATCGTGGCGGCGGGCTCGGGTTGCTGATCGTCCAGCGCATGCTGCAACTGCACCATAGCCAGATACGTCTGGTCGACACCGCGGGAGCGGGCACGACTTTCTGCTTCGAGTTGCCTACGGCTGCCGTCAGGGCGAGCACCGCGGGCCTGCCCCTGTGA
- a CDS encoding response regulator transcription factor: MDNPKRILIVEDDVDIANVLSLHLRDERYEVVHSADGNEGLRLLEQGGWDALILDLMLPGVDGLEICRRARAMTRYTPIIITSARSSEVHRILGLELGADDYLAKPFSVLELVARVKALLRRVDALAKDARIEGGSLRIAGLAIDPLTREAAVDGKPIELTPREFDLLYYFAQHPGKVFSRMDLLNAVWGYQHEGYEHTVNTHINRLRAKIEADPAQPERILTVWGRGYKLAVPGDTPAPAGAQKDAS, from the coding sequence ATGGACAATCCGAAGCGCATCCTGATCGTCGAAGACGACGTCGACATCGCCAACGTGCTGAGTCTTCATTTGCGTGACGAGCGCTATGAAGTGGTGCACAGCGCCGACGGCAACGAAGGGCTGCGCCTGCTCGAACAAGGCGGCTGGGACGCGCTGATTCTCGATCTGATGCTGCCCGGCGTCGACGGCCTCGAAATCTGCCGGCGCGCCCGCGCAATGACGCGCTACACGCCGATCATCATCACGAGCGCACGTTCGAGCGAAGTGCACAGGATTCTCGGCCTCGAACTGGGCGCTGACGACTATCTCGCCAAACCGTTCTCGGTGCTCGAACTGGTCGCACGCGTCAAGGCCTTGCTGCGCCGCGTCGACGCCCTGGCGAAAGATGCGCGGATCGAAGGCGGCAGCCTGCGGATTGCCGGGCTCGCAATCGATCCGCTAACGCGCGAAGCGGCCGTCGACGGCAAGCCGATCGAACTCACGCCGCGCGAATTCGACCTGCTGTATTACTTCGCGCAGCATCCCGGCAAAGTGTTTTCGCGCATGGACCTGCTCAATGCAGTGTGGGGTTATCAGCACGAAGGCTACGAGCACACTGTCAATACCCATATCAACCGGCTGCGCGCGAAGATCGAGGCGGATCCGGCCCAACCCGAGCGCATCCTGACCGTCTGGGGTCGCGGCTACAAGCTCGCCGTGCCAGGCGACACACCCGCGCCCGCCGGCGCGCAGAAGGACGCATCGTGA
- a CDS encoding cytochrome c biogenesis protein DipZ — translation MLLIVLAYLGGALTIFSPCILPVLPFVFARADQPFVRSGLPLLAGMALTFALVATLAAVGGGWVTQANQYGRWLAIALLAIFGLTLLFPRFADHLMRPLVSAGNRLSDFAQADGHQVRAGSSFLLGIATGLLWAPCAGPILGLVLTGAALRGASVGTTLLLAAYAAGAATSLAVALLIGGKVFTAMKRSLGAGEWVRRGIGAAMLFGVAAIALGFDTGVLARVSTVATGGLEQKLVDTLSPNAAPGKSPVGENPAHVSAGGAMRSANPATQGGAVVEPVSAAMSGGAIMRTAAAAAPLPVEGVLPPLNGAVQWLNSPPLTLQDLRGKVVLIDFWTYSCINCLRSLPYVKAWAQKYKDQGLVVIGVHAPEFAFERNIDNVKKATHDLGVDYPVAIDNNYAIWRALNNQYWPAHYFVDAKGQIRYHHFGEGDYAESEKVIQQLLAEAGHANASNIAIGIASTGAQGVQAAADNADMQSPETYVGYQRAENFASPGGEVEDKAHTYAAPSQPAVNDWGLAGSWNVGAEQATLVAASGRIVYRFHARDLHLVLGPGKDGKPVRFRVSVDGAAPRASHGTDVAADGSGVVTGQRLYQLVRQTGQVEDHTFSIEFLDPGVQAFAFTFG, via the coding sequence ATGCTACTCATCGTTCTCGCCTATCTTGGCGGCGCCCTCACCATTTTCAGCCCATGCATTCTGCCTGTGCTGCCGTTTGTTTTCGCGCGCGCCGATCAGCCGTTCGTGCGCAGCGGCTTGCCCTTGCTCGCCGGCATGGCGCTCACGTTCGCGCTCGTCGCGACGCTTGCGGCGGTGGGCGGTGGCTGGGTCACGCAGGCCAACCAGTATGGCCGCTGGCTGGCTATCGCGCTGCTGGCGATCTTCGGGCTGACGTTGCTGTTCCCGCGCTTCGCCGATCATTTGATGCGGCCGCTCGTCAGCGCCGGCAATCGTCTGTCCGATTTCGCGCAGGCGGATGGCCACCAGGTCCGCGCGGGGTCGTCGTTTCTGCTCGGCATTGCCACCGGTCTGCTCTGGGCGCCGTGCGCCGGGCCGATTCTCGGCCTCGTGCTGACCGGCGCGGCACTGCGCGGCGCGAGCGTGGGTACTACGTTGCTGCTGGCGGCTTATGCTGCCGGCGCGGCGACGTCGCTGGCGGTGGCGCTCCTGATCGGCGGCAAGGTGTTCACGGCGATGAAACGGTCATTGGGCGCGGGCGAATGGGTCCGCCGCGGAATTGGTGCAGCGATGTTGTTCGGCGTAGCTGCGATCGCGCTCGGATTCGACACCGGCGTACTCGCTCGTGTTTCGACGGTCGCCACCGGCGGTCTCGAACAGAAGCTCGTCGACACGCTTTCACCGAACGCGGCGCCGGGCAAGTCGCCGGTCGGCGAGAATCCGGCGCACGTCTCCGCCGGCGGCGCGATGAGGAGCGCCAACCCGGCGACGCAAGGCGGCGCGGTGGTCGAACCGGTCTCCGCCGCGATGTCGGGCGGCGCGATAATGCGCACCGCCGCCGCTGCGGCGCCACTGCCGGTCGAGGGTGTGCTGCCTCCGCTGAACGGCGCGGTCCAATGGCTCAATTCGCCGCCGCTTACACTGCAGGACTTGCGCGGCAAGGTCGTGCTGATCGATTTCTGGACATACTCCTGTATCAACTGCCTGCGTTCGCTGCCGTATGTCAAAGCGTGGGCGCAGAAGTACAAGGATCAGGGGCTCGTCGTGATCGGTGTGCATGCGCCGGAATTCGCCTTCGAGCGTAATATCGACAACGTGAAGAAGGCCACGCATGACCTGGGGGTCGACTACCCCGTTGCGATCGACAACAACTATGCGATCTGGCGTGCGCTGAATAATCAGTACTGGCCCGCGCACTATTTCGTCGACGCGAAAGGGCAGATTCGCTATCACCACTTCGGCGAAGGCGATTACGCGGAATCGGAAAAGGTGATCCAGCAACTGCTGGCCGAAGCGGGCCACGCGAATGCGTCGAATATCGCAATCGGTATTGCGAGCACCGGCGCACAAGGCGTGCAAGCCGCTGCCGACAACGCCGATATGCAATCGCCGGAAACCTATGTCGGTTATCAGCGCGCGGAGAACTTCGCGTCGCCGGGCGGGGAGGTCGAGGACAAGGCGCACACGTATGCGGCGCCGTCGCAACCAGCCGTGAATGACTGGGGGCTCGCCGGTTCATGGAACGTGGGTGCGGAGCAAGCCACGCTCGTCGCCGCGTCGGGACGCATCGTATATCGCTTTCATGCGCGCGACCTGCATCTGGTGCTCGGGCCGGGTAAGGACGGCAAGCCAGTGCGGTTTCGTGTGAGTGTCGACGGTGCCGCGCCTCGCGCCTCGCACGGCACCGATGTCGCCGCTGACGGCAGCGGCGTCGTGACCGGGCAGCGTCTCTATCAACTGGTGCGGCAAACCGGCCAGGTCGAGGACCACACGTTCTCGATCGAGTTTCTCGATCCGGGTGTGCAGGCATTTGCCTTCACATTCGGTTAA